A stretch of DNA from Anaerobacillus sp. CMMVII:
TTTCTATCAAAAGGAGAGAATTATTATGAGCAAAAAGTCGAAATCTAAACGTTTTGTCCAACAAGGAAAAGATGCTGTTCAACCTGCTAATGAGCGCGAACGTAATGTGACTACTATGGACGAAGCAGAAAATAAGAACATTACTAAAGGTGGTTGCTAGTATGGGAAATCGTTTATTTCAACAAGCAAGATCCCGAACAGAGCAAGCAGAAGAGATGGTCAGAAACGCTACCACACCTGAACAGTTAGCTCTAGCCACGGAAGAAATAGCAAAAGCAAAAAATGATCTTTCTTCCGCTTTTGCGAATTCAACAACGGCTGAAAAAATGCAGCTTACAGAGCTTCAACAACAAATTGATCAGTTGGAAAGTGACCTTCCTGAATACCGCTAAAACAAGCTGGATAACGTACAGTTA
This window harbors:
- a CDS encoding DUF3813 domain-containing protein, which gives rise to MGNRLFQQARSRTEQAEEMVRNATTPEQLALATEEIAKAKNDLSSAFANSTTAEKMQLTELQQQIDQLESDLPEYR